TAAATCAGGTAaacaaaatatatgcaaaacATTCActcatagcatttttttttttttttttggtggtaggTTTACTGCAATATTTGCAAGAGATAAGTGAAAGGATCATGCTGACTTAACAATCCTTGTAGAGTAACTCTTCCACAATTTTTACAaagaatctaaaaaaaatgtaagaccTGTAAATGTGTCAAGTCTGGGTCTATTTATAACTCAAACACAATGGATGTATCAAACCACGCTAGTAACACTGGTTTCCtagttttttataatttttcttgctgaatgattatataattttcacaattatgaATTACATTACTTGCAAATGATCTCTAGCTCAAATGTTGTAAGAACatggtggagggtgaggtcatgagTTCAAGACCACAAGGTGAGTATAATTACcaataaaatatcattaaaaaatggAATTACATTTACATGTTTTTACAAAGAAGCATGTATTTGATTCAAAGTTTGCAACAGATGTTCAGGCTTTGACAATGACATGAAATTACACACCTGGCACATatccaaaaaacaaacaaacaaaccatgAGAACAAAACCTACTCAGGAGAGCAATGGAATCCCAAGGCCATTCAAGATGAAAGAACTGAGCCCCAACAGAAAACATTATGCAAGAGCATCAAAGGGCCAACAATTGATAAATCAAGACACCAGAACAAAGAGCTATCAGCCACAATAAACAGTTCTAAATTTCCATTTTCTATTCtcaataagaaataaataaataaaatatctattTCACCCAAATTTTGGGACTCaggtttggtggtggtggggggtTTTATTTCACCCAAATTTGAGATTTGTTTGTCATCTACCACAGAGGATCTCTAAATAATAGCAATTGCATCTTCATTGTTCAGGAGTACAACACGAAAGCCAGATCCATAACCACATGTAGGACTTTGCATACGTGACTACAATTGATTGCAGTACAGGAGTGTTggtaaagaaagagaaaaatcataTGATTTCAGACCtaaacaataatattattaagaGGCATTGCCCAATATATTTAGTTGTGTTTCTTGGAACATTCAATAGCATGTACCCTTGCCACATTTTTGGGACAGCAGAGCTTACACAAAGTGCTGGCTCCATGATAAGATAGTAGTACCATTTGTCAAAACACAAGTGACACGATGGTATAGAGCAACCTTCCACTTCACAACCTAGAACAGCTAGAAAACCCAAGGCTTCACCACTTAAGGCGCCTGGTCACCACTAAGCTTAAAGAAAATCTcacaagaaaatcatattaaaaaatactaTGTTTGAAATACCTCCTGGAGCCTTTTTATAGAGCTTCCCGGAATGCTCAAAATACACCCCACAGCATACTCAACAGAAATAAgccaaaatgaaaaatgaaaattctgaAGTAATCCCTAGATAAAAGtcactaaaaaatttataataataataataaatactaatAAACAAATCTCAATTAGTCTCATGGTGTCGGCACCACATGATAACCTGTCACTCACAGATATCTGACACTACTtctaacaaataaataacatttttttaagcAAGTACAAAAGCAAAGTTATAATATGTCTCCAAAAAATACCTTATGGAAACAAATCTACACGAAAAACACAATGTATTGTTAGAAAAAGACTACAAAACCAATTAAAACCCCCAACTTAAAGGGTTAAAACCATAAATCCGATCTGGCTCTAGTACCAATCAACCACCATATTGAGTGTTGTATAGGATAACGTTACCCACTGACTCTCTAGTATTGCTACCAGGCCACAAGTGTTTTGGTGAAAGATCACCACTGATGCAAaagcaaaattattttagaatttatattttcagattttttgtatttgaataTAGAcgtgattatttatttatttattttgataagtaatcaGAGAAATGATATAaatgaggaaaaagaaaagtacaagtggttcatgatgatgaacaacaagaaacagaaaaaccaaacaacaaaaccaaagatAAGGAAATCAGAAAGATAAACTAAGGGAAAACATAAACTCTGAAAGAGACGAAGAATCAGTAAAGCCCCAACAACGAGCCCACTCAAAAAGACTACGCTAGCATAAAATCTTTAACTCATCCAACGTCTTCTCCATGTTCTGAAAGGAGTGACGGTTTCGTTCCAACCAAacaatccacattaagcaccctagaatcaaatttcaaatattcGAGTTGTGCTTCCCAAGCCATTGATGCCAGCAAGATAACAAACCCGCCGTCATtcttggcataacccaatgcaCACCAAAAGCCTGAAGCATGAAGGACCATAAAGAATGTGTAACAGGACAATGAAGCAGAAGATGGTCTACCGACTCCCCATCACcacaacacatacaacaccgaTTTACCAAAATGCGATCCCTAAGCATGAGATTATCCAAAGTGAGAATCCGATTGTGCGCAGCTATCCACAAGAAGAAGGCCACTCGCTTAGGAATCTTTGGTTTCCACACACCCTTCCAAGGAAACAAAAGGTTTGGATTACCCTGAATAGCTTGGTAATAAGATCGGGTATCAAACTTACCATCCCCTTCAGATTGGATATTTTCCAATAGTTGGGTGTTGATTCCTAATgccttagagcattctcattaagagtgtcaaatgccaaatatttgacatttgacacTCAAAACTCTAAAAAACAACCTTTATCAAGAgtttcaaatgttaaaatttttgcaattgatGAACAGTGCAGTCTCAAATTTGAGACCGCACTGTTCAcctattgtaaaacttaaattatttttttaattcaggtggggctcctttcttttcttcttattatttttctctctttcctatCACTTCTctccttcctcttctctcttctctgtaCCATGGTTCGGCGTGGTCCGATGGTTAAGGTCGTGGTCTGATGGGTTTGAGTCCGATTGGATGGTTCGATGGTCGTGGGTGGTGGCGTGATGATTCGTGGTCGGCAATTGTGGTCTGATGGGCATGGGTCGTGGGTCCGATGGTCCAATGGTCATGGTGGAGGTTGGGTGATGgaggtttcttcttcttcttcttcttttttttttttttttttttctgctatGGTTTGTGGTCGTGGTTTTGGTTCGGCGTGGGTCGTGGGTCACCGATCCTGGGTTTATGTGTGTGTGATGGGTTTTGGTTcctgtgggttttggtttggcGTGATGGGTCTGCTAGTGGGTTTGCTGGTTGTTTTTGTGGTGGTTGGGTGGTGGTTGGTTGTGATTTTGGTGGATGGTTGTGGTTAtgctttggtttttttctttttctgttcttCCTACAGGGGGTTGCGGCGATGGTGGGTGGATATGGTGGTTGTGAAATGGGTGGGTGGATATGGCAGACGGCGGTGCTGGGTTGTGAAAGAGAGACACAGAGGACAGAGAGTCAGCGAAAGAGactggaaaaataaaaaagaataaaaaaatgataaaagaaagaatatttaaatgaagtgttaaaaaaaatagaagttttgatggaAAGGATGATGTAAAGTGGtgtgttatatgttataaaaatgggttttgagatggtaaatgttaaattttttgcagTCCTTAATAAGAATGCTCTTAGGTGCTGATGCCTAAGTTTAGCTTGGTGCTGATTCCAAGTGATCCCCAGTGCTGTTTCTTAGgattatcctttaattttctAGTTACTATTAATTTTCCTGCATCAACCACCCCATCATGACCTTCTCTGCTGTCAATCTACAGTAAAAACCAAGTGGTTACTGTAGATTGGGAGGTTACTAGAACATTGCTGTGATAGGTATTGGGCCATCCATTTAATCTGACAAAGAATGAGCAGTTCCTAGAACTCTCACCATTCCATAATCCATAGTCTGTCTCAAAGAGTGGTGTGTATACCATAAGGTAAGGTTGGCTAATTGTGGGCTGAATTCAAAACTTTTGAGTATTCAGTTCCACCATGACAAAAGGGTTAGCAAAGCACCAGGCTACTATATTAGAGGGAATGATGAGAAGGCTTAGAGAAGAAGCACAACACTGTGTGTTGGGCACAGTCATGGTTTCAGGGGGAGACCACTGGTCTAGGAGGTCATTAGGAGACTAGAGCAGCAGCACATAGACCACATGGTGTTCCACAACCAAAAGTGAGATCACAATAAGACTGACTTGTTGGTTTAATGGTTGGGACACAGAAAAGGAATGGGGGAGAATACAGAGGTGATATGTTTGTGATCATTGTGGTTACTGATTGACAGTAGGGCCAAACACATTTTAAATTTCAGATGAGCCACATGAGTTATGACAATTTAGGGTTGATTTCATAGTTGATAAGAGgctaaattgttatttttttaaagagtctATAGCATATGCTGGAAATCAGGGGCATGAATATCTTCACATCAAGAAGTTGATTGACAGATCTAAAAAGTTTCCCCATGAACAAATGCTGCAACATTTTAAGAACACAATGTCAACCATACCTAGAGGTGTAATTGACTGCAACAAGAAAATTGGCAGAACACATAATCTATAATCCCAGGTCATCAACTTATACAACTTTGATGCAGGGAGCcaagattttatgttttaatttgcaattaatattgtttttgaatttggttaTTAGTGTTGAGGGTTTTTAGGAATTTAAATTAGATGTTTTCCATATTGGTGTAATCCCCTAAACCCTATTTAACTAGTACTTCTGTAATGGTGAAAGACAGATGAATTTGAATAAGATTAATTGTTATGAGTTGAGAATGTCTCCTCCCTTGTTTCTCTTTTATTCCtcttttatcatttattttcctaCTGTTCTGCATCAAACTCTGATGAAACTTCTAAcatatatttcatatatatggAGCATTTGCCAAACACCATAATTATTGGAAAAGGACTCTCTCCATTTGTTTTTGTAACTGAGAGGATCCATTTCAGGGTAAAAATTTAGTATTTCGAGAATCTAAATGTAAATATGGtgtcatgtcatttaaaatcaGTTATCATTCTTTATTTGATAGAATGAGATTTTAAACAACCCATGTAtgcctttaaaataaataaataaactacaCTAAACTAAATCTTCACTATTAAATGGATTAGTTCCTGTCCATTTGCTTTGAAATGAGAGGATCTTGATCCATAATCATTGAGGTCAAAGCACTAAACATGTGGCAGGTGTGAGATCTCTAGCATTGCAACTCTACAATGTGAGTGCTTATGGGAGGTACCATGTAGAATGAGAAATGACTACATCTCATATACTAAATGATGTAGgtaaaacccacaaaaaagagagatgacTACATCTTGTATGCTAAATGATGTAGGTAAAACCCACAAAAAGTACCTAATTGCTACTAGACATATTTAGAGATTAAAACATCAAAAAGAGCTATAGATATCAAAATCATTGCCAAAGGGCTGTTTTTCAGGGCTAGACAGCCAGGGAAAAGAAAGCACAcaactttctttcttctttttttaatttattttttatttttttagatatgatAGGATTTCATCAACTCCgtgatatttttttctttattctttttggtgtaggtgggatTCAAACTCAAGTTCTTTATTCAACAAcaagaaactttaccagttggaCTAATTAGAACCtacaagaaagaaaacaacctTCTTTgctgaaaatttattaaatctGAATAATAATCTAATTATCATAGAAACcctaattaaaatcacatcctagcctttgaaaataatataaccagccaccaaaaacaaccaaaataaaaggACTACAAAAAACAACCACCACCAAGCTTTAGACTATGAATCCTCAGCAGGCTAGTCAAGGTTGCCATATGCATTCTTCTTAACATTCTATTTATCCAAAGTCAAACTCGCTTTTACTTCCTTATTGATGTCTTTTTTCAGcatttttattaatgttattttctatctttttttttccccctgaaCTTGAATTTAACTCACTCTTTATACTAGTGCTTTAAACGCCTCAAAATTAAGCATTTGACCGCTAACTAAATTAGCTTTGTTGCCAAAAGCCTTGTAGCTCATCTGGCACCTCTTGGTGTTTCCAATGGAGAGGTCCAAgattcaaatcccccctcccccGTTCTAATTATCAAAAGACAAAATTAGGTTTGTCATTCTCTAGATAAACAAACATAATCAATTTGCTCCAGTTCACCCCAACCTCATTGCCTTTTGGCCTTCCATTCCCATGACTTCCTTTAATCATAATCAACCTCACTAACTTTTGTCCTTCCATTCCCATAACTTCTTCCAATAATAACCTCAAATTCCCTAGCCCTGTCTCCTTTTTCTACCTATTCAGCCCTACTGTCAATCGCAATTACTCCAAACTACCACAACCACCCTCCATTTTTTTCACTTCTTGATCTTGATCATCCTCATAATTGTCCTCTCCCCTAGAGGATGATTCCGGCAATGTGACAAACCCACTCAAATCAGCCAAAGCAACATCCTCTCCACCATCTTCACTCCTTTTCAATTCAACCCATCCAAACATCAGAAACAACATTGTCACCACCATCTTCATCCTTATTCCTTTTCAAACCATCTGCATCATCCCAGACAAAATCCTCAGCACCATCCTCATCTCCATTCCTTTTTAGACCATATGAAGCATCCCACACAACATCAACACCACCATCCCCATCCTAATTCTTTTCAACAATCCTAACTGCAACCAAGCCCAGCCTGCCACACAACTACTCTTCCTATCATCTAAATTCAAGCAACTCCTCTCACCCTTTATTTTTGTCGATGATGAAAACACTTCATCATCAACCATCCTCGCATTGAAATTCAGATCACTTCTTTCATTCACATCTTTTTCGCTCAAAACATCATCTTCATCAACATCAACACAAACAACATCCTCATTCAAGTTGAGGGGAAGGCCAAAAGGCACAGAGGTTGAGGTAAGGGTGAAGAGGAGGAAAGATGGATTGGAAACATTTGTTTAtttgaataataacaaaaatgacAGCTAATTCTATTAATgccacaactttttttttgataggtaatatgAGTACAATTattgatgaaaaaaagaagaaagaaacatacaaggtgttcatgatgatgaacaaggAAAAGCACTAACATTAACGCCACAAAACTTATCAATGTACCAGTGCAAAAGAGAgagttgattcaagttgagGGAACAAAAAAGGATAGAGGAAGGCCAAAAATGACATTAATATAAGTAGTCAAAAATGACATGTCAATAAGGAATTAACAAAGAGTATGACTTTGGATAGAAGTAACATTGTTTCCATTAATGCACCAGTGAGAAAGAATGGTATCACTTCTATCaaaaagtttatcaaaataCTTTTCCATCTCTCTTTAATCTGCTCTTCTTTTACTAACACTCTTTGATCTTCATCTTTAATACATTTAACACCATTCAAGGCTCTTGGTTGCATTTCCCTTGTCTTAGCAAGTGTACAACAACTCAACCTCCTCAGTAGAAATGAACTAGAAGCAGCCAAAACGCCAGAATTTCTACAAATTCCTATAAAGTATATGCAcctttcaaaaaagaagaagaagaagaatatctACAATGGCACAGTTAAATTCTAAACATAACAGGAACAAGGAGCAACCTTAATCTACAAAACCATGAAATCAGCACACTTCCATAAggtcaaacaaagaaaatcaaacagaTGGTAACAAACACATGAGAATATTTTCTATTTCGTACCCATATCTTCTCTATAAAAGTCTTGCTTTACAAATTTAATGCACAGACCCAActcaaaatgaagaaaagcaCGAGGCCGAATAGATTGTCTATTATCACAATTATGAAGCCCAAGGTCTAAGAATATGATCATCCACTAGAACCAGAAGACATCATGCAAGGGCGACAAAGGGTCATCATACTCATAAGACAAGACATGCAGAAAGCATCTTTACTTCCTCACCACCAAATAGGTTTGTATAGTGTTCCGGATGGATAACAAACTTGCATTTGATGTAAATTCAGAAGGTACATTCCTTTATTCCAGAGAATACATAATTACCCTTAAGGGATACTGAAAGCAtcttaaatatatgaaaaattcaATAGAAACCAGTTAAATCTAGACCCTAGCATACAGGACTATCATTGACTGAAATGCATGAGTGGCACTACACCAAGTAAAACAATTCATAAAGAAGTTCATTATCATGTGATGTTGTCAAATGTGGTGACTCTTCAAGTCTCCATATAAACTATAAACTATACTTCATCTTAAACAGAACATGAACAGATAATTACAGTCCAAGAGTGCGCCTCTTGCCTCTGTTTTGAGACACTGAAACTGCTATGCGCAAAAAGTAAGTGGGAGGTTCTATTCAGAAGGAACTTTAATAGAAACATATCTATTTGCTTTTATAGGTACTAATAGAAAGATGTCTATATGcagcataaataaataaataaatagtgaaaTCAGTTTAAAACCTAACCTAATTACtgctgttgttgctgctgctgagGGTTTGGTGGAGGTGGCATACTGGGTCGGGGAGGCCCAAAAACAGGAACAGGCGGCATCCCAGGACGACCAGGTGGCGGCGGTGGACCTCTCATCATCTGACCGGGTGGCGGTGGCCCCATTGGCCTCTGACCAAAATGCGGCGGTGGGGGAACCTGGAACTGTGGCCTTGCTGCAGCAAACTGGCCCTGACCCTGGCCCTGTGGCATAGGCATCCCCCGCATCataggaggaggaggaggaggaccACCCTGTCCGGGGTACGCCGGGGGCCGCATCACAGGGGGTGTAGGGTAAGTCATTGGAGGCGCTGAGAGCTGCGGCCGCGCCATCTGAGGCTGCATCATATTAGGCGCAGGCCCACCAACTCCACGGACAGGACCGGAGAGGCCTGGCTGAGCCTGAATTAGGGGTGCAGTTGGAATACCTCGGCCAGCAGCACGGCCAATTCCGGGTCCGGCCATGGCGGCAGCATTAGCAGCCTTTGCACGGGACTCTTCGGGAGGAGGTGGGCCCTCGACAGTCATGGAAATGACCTCTTCGCCGCGGAGGAGGACGAGGCCCAGAGTGCGGCGGTCCTCGCGCTCCTCGTTGTTGTTGGCTCTCTTGCCTTTGGCAGGAGGAAGCTTGCGGAACTCTTCGCAGTCGCCCAAGACGAGGTTCATGTGGCGATCGAAGGCCATGAACTTGCCCACTAACTGGCGCCCGTCTTGGATTGTGACGCGCATGCGGTAGTTGATGTACTGGAGCATCTTCGAGCTCTTCGACATCGACATTTTTAGCCAAATTTCGCCCTAAcacctctcactctctctctgcTCACTACTCTAGAGTCTAGATGCAGATGGGTGTTGCTCCTCGACTCCTTTTatatttggggtttttgggttggggttttaGATTTCGcttaaaatgtaaataatagGGTAAATTTCATGTTATCTCCTAGACTGTACCCTTATCCTCCCTAAATTATTAGGGTGtaattaggggtggcaattggtgtaggggtgtcaatgtttgacccaacccgcgaacacgacacgaacccgacacgtgttttttcgggttagggttgggccttaatgggtttgggtcataaacgggtcgacCCGAAAgtgacacgataagaaacgtgtcataagtgGGTCAACCCAcataacccgcaatagacacgtttgacacgccaatttatttgtgtcaacttgaaatgacccatttaacacaacccgtttaactcatataacaaataaatatttattttattttagatttgtcaaataccttttatatccaatatatattttaaatttaaaaagaaaagtgagtaattacaaaaatttataagggatataattggaaattgaaactttaccgACCCTAAAACTACTAATAccttacttctttttttttccttttttttttcttcttttttggcatagaacttgtacaaatgaaattggatgagtTTGTgaaagatgttatgaatttggacatcaacaaagaatctatggatgataatcgtggtcatagtTAGGATTAGTCTActatttgctcaaattctttcaatattgatacttagcatttgacgAGTTCCAAATAcattttatatccaacatatattttaaatttaaaaagaaaagtgagtaattacaaaaatttacaagggatataattggaaattgaaactttacaaaccctagaactactaataccttctttttttttggcatagaacttgtaCAAATGAAATCGGATGAGCTTGTgaaagatgttatgaatttggacatcaacaaagaatcaatggatgataatcgtggtcatagtTAGGATTAGTCTActatttgctcaaattctttcaatgttgatacttagcatttggcaagttccaaggatattatatttttgttgaattatgttattttatttttgttaaactttgttattttgaatttgggttgaagtgtatgcacttcttttggagtgtaaagaacttatttctagattaatgttatatttttgttaaattatattattttgaatgtgagttGAAGATTTGAAGTGTAAGCACTGCTTtttaggatgtaaaaaaaaattatttttagatggatgttatatttaatattatgcaagTTGAAAtaggttgtgttacattcgtgtcaacccaacacgactcatttattaagcgtgtcaaatgggttgggtcaggtcaacccgccttattaacaggtcgggttagggttgaaggatcatgacacgattattaaatgggtcgggttagggttgagccacttagtcgaatacccctacctcgacacgacacgaacccgacacgctaacccgaattgacacccctaaatTGGTGTTtgcgtgtcgggttcgtgtcggaTTGAGATATGAGTATTATGTTATATGGGTCAACTCGAACCCGACCTGTTTAGTAATCGGGTTAGGATTCCTCAACCCTAACACgacctgtttattaaacaggtaACCCGACACGACACGTTTAACCCGTTTAATTAATAGGTCAAGTTAAGATCAACACAAATAACCTGTTAATAACCTGTTTGATTATAACCCGAACAACCTGTTTAATTAAACTTAACCCGAATAACCTACTATCAAGTACCATGTatctaaatttataattcaaccataaatcaagtaataaaaattcaaataataacaatagcaaataattctttcattccttcaaaataaaattactagtCCAAAAGGTTCCAACCTCCatacaatcaaattcaaattcaataatATGTCAATGTTCCATAATAAAAAGCCAAGATTATTACATGGCATCCAAGTGCCATcttaaaaactaaaagacaaACCAAAATAATTACATGGCAGATCAATATTTCCATGATGGCAAAAAAATCCAAGTCCAACCATCCAAGAGTGCCACATCAAAAAGTAAAAGCCATCGCTGATTAAGAAACTGGATCAGAAGAGGTTGAGAGTCTCATTGAAGAGGCGTCCTCCATGTGCTCATCCTTATTGATATTCATGTCCATTATATCTTCAGTAAGCTCTTCCAACTGTGATTGTGCAAGTTCtacatcaaaaaatttaatgaaacattaaaaacttatcaaaacattataaataagaaatttagaaacTATGGGTAATCAAGCAATTGAATCAATTAAGTAAATAATAGTAGTTCACATAGTAGTAAGTAGTAGTAATGAACTTGGATAAACGTGGATAAAAATACAGTTGTACCTAGACaaatttaagtttaaaaaaataatacatatcaACTCTGCATTAAGCAGAACTTAACTTGTGAGTTTTTAAAGCTAAAAAGAGCTTTACAAGGAAATACTAAAATTTGGAGCTTTTAGAAAAGCTCCATAAAATTCAGAGTTcgtattttataaattaatagcTATAAAACACTAATTTCATAGGTAAAGTTTTAGTTTCTACCACAATGTCATAAAGAGAAAAGGAGAAGAACTTTCATGATCCTACATAGATATTGATAGCTAAGTTGGACAACAAATGATAGGATAACACATCATAGATATTGTCTACTGTCTACCAAGTTTGCCAAATAACATCTATAAACTATTATATTATGTCCATAGAGCAACGTTTCTGCCATTTAAAGTTGACATAATATGGGaaatctaatataaaaaaaaaaaatatatatatatatatatattattttctttttaaaaaatcatcatAAAACTTATAACTCATTCAGCCaacatgtaaataaaaaatacattaccTATATCTGCATATAACCAATCTCTACTACAAACCAGTGCCTCCACAACATCAGGTTTAAGTGCACTCCTAAATTGATCAATGACTCGTCTCCCAACACTAAAAGTGGATTCTGAAGCAACAGTAGAAACAGGAATGCTCAAAACATCACGAGCCATAGCAGCAAGTTCAGGATACCGAAATTCATTTCCTTTCCAAAAAGCAAGAATGTCTAATTTTGCATTCCTATCCACTCTTGGTTCATCCAAGTAGAGCTCCAATTGAGTTTTTTGTGTCTGCCTACCAATATCCATactttgaaaagaatcaaattcctacatacaaaaaaaacataatagaTATTAATTTAGGCAGaatataaataacataatataaataaataaacaagaaaaaaaaaaaaaacataattgcaTCATAAACAAAGATCCCTCATTAGCATATTGTTCTTCAGTTTCTTGAGTAGCTTGATCAGCCATTTCAGAAGATATTGAAGGTGCAAAAACATTACTCTCATATTCCCCAAACaaagcaaataattttttacaaaccTTCAAATATTGGAGTGAACTAGCATACCCATAAAGCTTCTGATAGCACCAATCAACAAAAGGCAGCTTATACCTAGGGTCCAAGACCA
This genomic stretch from Quercus lobata isolate SW786 chromosome 3, ValleyOak3.0 Primary Assembly, whole genome shotgun sequence harbors:
- the LOC115981854 gene encoding small nuclear ribonucleoprotein-associated protein B'-like, which gives rise to MSMSKSSKMLQYINYRMRVTIQDGRQLVGKFMAFDRHMNLVLGDCEEFRKLPPAKGKRANNNEEREDRRTLGLVLLRGEEVISMTVEGPPPPEESRAKAANAAAMAGPGIGRAAGRGIPTAPLIQAQPGLSGPVRGVGGPAPNMMQPQMARPQLSAPPMTYPTPPVMRPPAYPGQGGPPPPPPMMRGMPMPQGQGQGQFAAARPQFQVPPPPHFGQRPMGPPPPGQMMRGPPPPPGRPGMPPVPVFGPPRPSMPPPPNPQQQQQQQ